A stretch of the Archangium violaceum genome encodes the following:
- a CDS encoding tetratricopeptide repeat protein, whose amino-acid sequence MSWLALVLLPVVLLLLRQPAISVLFALAEECSFHWGAYRGTFRLTRAIELLGPDELMRRSLHQLRVHAHEALGNTARAVEGARRLADEARAAGDWGLANTAVNTFINAGLYQEALGVERGWKSPDSRASEELGPDEQRGLVQLNLSEALYNLGDWEAASARLRAVEEEAADEPILRHALLLQRGWILAHTGHGAEALATLEPLNRGELPRVYWSEVAFTRAAVLLVLQRYDEAEREAREGLALARRAASTRNGLFMLGRIALARGRLAEASRHFEAGAAHPYKGQGGGALLAWGDCLETLGQGARAREVWRLVLERDPQSAAAREAASRLGAQGAAEGEASR is encoded by the coding sequence ATGTCCTGGCTCGCGCTCGTCCTCCTGCCCGTGGTCCTGCTGCTGCTCCGGCAGCCGGCCATCTCCGTACTCTTCGCGCTGGCGGAGGAGTGCAGCTTTCACTGGGGCGCCTACCGCGGCACGTTCCGCCTCACCCGCGCCATCGAGCTGCTGGGCCCCGACGAGCTGATGAGGCGGTCGCTGCATCAGCTCCGGGTGCATGCCCATGAGGCGCTCGGGAACACCGCACGAGCCGTCGAGGGGGCAAGGCGCCTCGCGGACGAGGCCCGGGCCGCGGGGGATTGGGGGCTCGCCAACACGGCCGTCAACACCTTCATTAACGCGGGGCTCTACCAGGAGGCGCTTGGCGTCGAGCGGGGCTGGAAGAGCCCGGACTCGCGTGCCTCGGAGGAGCTGGGGCCCGACGAGCAGCGGGGCCTGGTTCAGCTCAATCTCTCCGAGGCGCTCTACAACCTCGGGGACTGGGAGGCCGCCAGCGCGCGTCTGCGGGCAGTCGAGGAGGAGGCGGCGGACGAGCCGATCCTCCGGCATGCGCTCCTCCTGCAACGGGGGTGGATCCTGGCGCATACCGGGCACGGCGCCGAGGCGCTCGCGACGCTCGAGCCGTTGAATCGTGGGGAACTGCCCCGCGTGTACTGGAGCGAGGTGGCCTTCACCCGCGCCGCGGTGCTGCTCGTGCTCCAGCGGTACGACGAGGCGGAGAGGGAAGCGCGCGAGGGGTTGGCACTCGCGCGCCGCGCCGCGAGCACGCGCAATGGGTTGTTCATGCTCGGGCGGATCGCCCTGGCACGGGGGCGGTTGGCGGAGGCCTCGCGTCACTTCGAGGCCGGGGCGGCGCACCCGTACAAGGGGCAGGGGGGCGGCGCGCTGCTCGCGTGGGGCGATTGTCTGGAGACGCTCGGCCAGGGAGCCCGGGCCCGGGAGGTGTGGCGGCTCGTGCTCGAGCGAGATCCGCAGAGTGCCGCGGCGCGCGAGGCGGCCTCGCGGCTCGGGGCTCAGGGGGCCGCGGAGGGCGAGGCCAGCCGCTGA
- a CDS encoding HmuY family protein, which produces MRVDMRMRIHGTMLLLGLSVAGCATDLREDYPFDGQASGDKLVEVTAQEDGSNVAIIDATNKSATVFFDIDEGREMKTDEAFDTNEWDLSFQRYVITMNGGGGNPTGEVSVAVLEDTSWDALTSAPAEGYQQDASQPVFSDVEGGWYAYDLVQHKLVTRDGLLYVVRSSSGQYYKLRMLSYYDSAGTPARLSFRYQRLASPSAAP; this is translated from the coding sequence GTGAGGGTCGACATGCGGATGCGGATTCACGGGACGATGCTGCTCCTCGGCCTCTCGGTGGCGGGCTGCGCGACCGACCTGCGCGAGGACTACCCGTTCGACGGCCAGGCCAGCGGCGACAAGCTCGTCGAGGTGACGGCGCAGGAGGATGGGAGCAACGTCGCCATCATCGACGCGACGAACAAGTCCGCCACAGTCTTCTTCGACATCGACGAGGGCCGGGAGATGAAGACCGACGAGGCCTTCGACACCAACGAGTGGGACCTGTCCTTCCAGCGCTACGTCATCACGATGAACGGAGGAGGCGGCAACCCGACGGGCGAGGTCTCGGTGGCGGTGCTCGAGGACACGAGTTGGGACGCGCTCACGTCGGCGCCGGCCGAGGGCTATCAGCAGGACGCCTCGCAGCCGGTGTTCAGCGACGTGGAGGGCGGCTGGTACGCCTACGATCTCGTCCAGCACAAGCTCGTCACCCGTGACGGGCTGCTGTACGTGGTGCGCAGTAGCAGCGGGCAGTACTACAAGCTGCGGATGCTCTCGTACTACGACAGCGCGGGCACACCGGCGCGGCTCTCGTTCCGCTATCAGCGGCTGGCCTCGCCCTCCGCGGCCCCCTGA